The DNA window ATTACTTTTTGTCTCGGTGGAATTTGATTCTTCCCCTTTGTTTGCCACTATGGTTACATGTCCTGCGAGCACATCCAATATTAAAGTGAAGTgactggttttttttaaaaaaaaaattaaaaatacattagttttttttttaatattaacaagttataattattgaaaatactaaaaatatattgaattgatattttttcaacataaaaaaacacttaaaagcAAAAGCCACACACTAATAACTATTTGTAATTGTATAACATATAGTTTGAatttacataaaataatttatatatcagAATCATGATGGGAAAAAAGTGGTTCATCTCATAGCAAGGGGGGATCCACCCAACCAAACTTTCATATAGCATAGGAGACACGATTAACCCACAGCCAACAAGCCTCTCCAAAATCTACCTAATCTTCGTGACAGAAATCACAATGCAACAAGCTCTCTTCTATTCCACCTGAGCTTCACAATAATTTCAATGGGTAAAAAGCTAACTAatgttggatttattttttttatttttttcaaatttcaatggaGTCTTGTTAACCCTATTTCTTAAGCTTGTATTCATGCATACATGCTTACATGTAAACGATTACACaccaaattattatatatttgatgtaTGTTTTCTGAAATAACAAATATTCACACTATTTATACATTCACAATGTACTTGGTGTTGAATAGTGCTATGCTATTCACACACTTGTAATTTTATGTGGattgaaacaatattttttcatgtttttcattttagtgcCTTAATCTTTGTTTTCATCAATTGAGTAAGTTAATTGCAAATTTTGCTAATTACTTTATATTTGTTGGgtagagataaaattgaaaggagGAGGACCAACATAGAAAAGACATCAAAAATAGGTTGTGTTTAAAGCTGATGTGAAAAGTACAActtagtccttcaattttaaaactttgaactctTTCAACCCTTTAGAgtttctaaatttaattttggtgcaaatctttatttttattattttaaagtccATGATTTGCGACCATGAGAGAAAGTCTAACCGGATTCttttgtagagaaaaaaaagatgtttttgctATTCTGACCACCATAGTGGTTTATCTTGGTGTTCACGGATTACATTTGAAGAGAGTAACTCGATAATGATTGTTTAAAATCTTGATATTACCTGAAAAAATAGATAgaagttgatgaaaaaatatctaACCCGATTTGATTTAGTGTTTTAAGatcattttttgggttttttagcttgataaattgatttatagATGTTTTGAGAGTgtcttttttaggtttttttttttttttgttaaaatgggttacaaaatgagtttttagggGAAAATGACTCTTACCTGATTTCTCAGTCATCACTATGGTAGCTAGAATTTAGACAGATAAACAACACGTCTAATTATCAgttttattccaaaaaaataaggatagatGATAAGTCAtcttaaaaagacaaaaaaatatacaaggttTTTTAATGGCCTAACGGGCTCTTTTTCagctttttttcataatttttttgtattctttgttttggcgaataataaatttaagagaaaaacattattagatttggtttagtttttggCATGAATCAAAGTTTTGATAAGACACAACATTCATGCCTTTGTTATTGGTTAAAGCATtttcccattatttttttaataaaaatgcaatttaaccctttgttgccattaaatttttttatttaatttaaaataaaataaaaattcaatttcatctttttatcatttatctttaaaaaatcatccttAATTGAGATCATATTGACGACATagattgtaaattttatttgttaattcaaCTTAACTGGAGTCAAtacaatatgatatatttttttaaatttcatcttcaattatcttataactcttcaatttactttcaaatttaatctaatctattttcaattaagaCTCAAGGTCTGGCTAATAAGAGaataagaggagaaaaaaagagagacaaatAATCCAATTGGGCTAACTATATATGATTGTGTCCATTACCCGGATTATAAATTTCACatgttaactcaagttaatataaaatgttattttttcatttcacttcctcattttttttatccaatcctTTAGCATTTTGTTATTTCACGTTCTACCTAGGGTTAAGCAAAGTTAAAACAATGGTtgtgtgaattttatttttctaaccagATCACCGTTTAAACGGGTCAACCAATTTGCCCTTGACCTGCTAGGTTGAAGAAGCCacgtcaacttttttttattaatatttatggttatcgattgattttgtttgatatattaattgagtttttaatccTCTTTCCAGATATTTCatcatatatataagaaaaaataatagcatccatattttattattttttatgtaattattagttttttagcCTACCCATGGTGAAGCGTGGGCCCAGGGCTAGTTTTCTCTATTTAAGTatgacaacttttattttttgtggtgtttggaaataaaaataaaaatataagggactgaaataatttttttaacaattgcggtgtctaaaataaaattttatcaaaagctTCTGTTACGTTACgaaacaaaataatacaaatgtaatttcaaaagaaaaataaggatgaaataatcttaaaataaagaccacttcatcaataaaaataaaaatacaaggggctaaaacaaatttcttaactATTGCGGtgtctaaaataaaaagtttatcaaACCTTCCATTGCGTCTATTTAAGATCTATTTGGgagtatgataaatattattttttaaagtattttttgtttaaaaatatattaaaataatattttttaaaaaaaattatttttaacattagcatattaaaataatcaatacaAATTCAAGAATTTGGACTGTGATGTTAAATAAAGTCATTATGCCTGTTTAACATTGTGACAAattttgcttttcaaattgtttttttttaagtattttgttatggtgttgatgtattaataaaaataaaaatattattttgatatatttttaattaaaaaatatttttaaaaatcacaatacATATCATCaccaaattaaataacaaaataaagtaaCTAATCattattatacatttttttcatggtaTCAAATCATATCAATCATGATGTTAGTTGTAATTGGATTAAAGAAAACCAATTggtcttagaaaaacattatagcTCCATGTTTAAGATTTAAGTATATTGTTTTACcttttcattcaaaaacattatcacTATCTTTCAATGGcatttaagtatttttcataaagtttatttattatcacCAAATTGATCAGTTACaaataagtatttttcaatctcaattacatagtgaaataataaaaatactttttaaataaaaaaatttaagatctaCATCAAagtttacttttatatttttcacaatttttttttgttattaaaatatcaattgagGGAAATTTTAGCAtttgaccaaatataaaaaacaataaacaattaaaaagtataGGGAAATAATCAAATTGgctttaaaagaaaacaaaactagagttaatgagtttttttaaatcttttcacaaagttttattattattattattattaagttggaaaattttgatatatatataaaacaaaaagattagGCGTATGCATGACAACAAGAGACGTGTTGGAGGGCACATGCAATGTCTCCtgatatctaaaaatatcttcTAAAGCTTTGTCGTGTCCTCTTCTATGTGTAGCAGCTCGTGTCTATTACGCGAGCACCTCGGGTAATACTATGTGGTATTTGTTACGCTTCTCGAAAAAACTTGAATAACAATTTACCAACAACATGGAaatctaaattgatttaaaaaaaaaaaacttattataaatGATATTCCGATTATAGTAAGAGGCATTCAACGTCTACTTGACCTCTTGCtgttaaaacactaaaaataaaaataaaaataaaaatgctaatTTTACCATCAAAGAATCAATTTCTCCGGAAAATCGTATATTATgtataaataagttaaaaatattttagaaagcATGTTTAGGTAAAAGCTAGCATAACTCGAGCATCTCGGCATGAAATTAGTTGGGAATcaggtaaaaataaattaacatatttaGGCCAAATTCCACGTGTCATCTCTGCCACCCTTTGTAATTCCcaaattgaaatcatttttcaaattcttttttctttttttaacaatcattaCCACACATGCTGtctaataataagaaaaacaatatttacatttccttttcttctcctcacaTCCTCTGCGTGTCCTGCTCGGCCTACGTATCAGTCAAACAGAACACTGTAAAAGTTGGATTGACCCTgtcaattcaatatttatataaaaaatagttaaggttttttttttaaatatatttttttaaaaaaaattatttttaataccagcgcattaaaatatctaaaaacataaaaaaaatattaatttaaaacaaagaaaacaataaaaaaaaattattatttttttaaaacgtaaaaataaacaagatttaaaatgaaaatataaaatatttaaaataatatatttttaaattttctcaaaacaaataaaattttgctGTATTCCAGTATTGATCAGGTAAAGGATTAATTTGCATATAGAACTATATTTGACTGGTCAACTTTTAACACAATTAGATATAAAACTCAGGCTTTATATTAGCTCATATAATAGGGATTAATAAGCTTTAAGAGTCCCTCTactttcatatttcttttagtATGGTCtctcatcaattatttttcataacatagctttctactaaaaaaatactaatttatagcaaagaaaaaaataaaataaatttaattttttttaaaaaaatgcttttgaaacgtaaaaacaaatataacctAAACACTGAAATAGCATATCAAATGAGTGTCATTGCTCACCTTTTCTCTTCTAATTTAGGATTAAATTGGCCCTAGTCATCTATTCAAGCTACAGCTTATGATAAATATTGatacaacatttttttattataatttaatataattttaccaCTTGTTAAGTTGTAATGTGAATACACAAGCAATaccaatttaattatatatatatataaataaaaataaagtgagTAGTGAATTTCACTTGTCAAGCAACTCAATATTTGAATACGGACAAAATGAGTTATTAAAGTAACGAGAGATGAAAAGGATAGACATATTAAGAAAAGGTAATTGATGAAAGTAAAGGTACTTGTGATCTTGTTAACCCCATATATGTAATAACACTTATTAACCGGGCTTAATCCTACTTCTTTGACACCAACTGAAAAACACGAGTACTTTACAGTTCTGTCTAAtatagttataatttttcttaccTTAATCTCGTAGATGTAAAATCCAGACTCTccgatccttttcttttttttcacttcgtgtgtataataattaataattttagttatcaACTTCAATCATTTCATGTTGAAGtttcataagaaataaaatttgacaaattattttttttttattggcattTAGAATAACAAATTACAAATCTCAAGTTTACTTCGTCAACACGTGTTGTATCCGAACAATTCTTGAATAAATCTaccttcaaaataataataataagcttaaaataataaaaaatccacGTAGCTTCAataaacaattttcttttatttaacatcttttatatttgttttgcacTTAACCTCTAACTTATCAATGAAGACATCATTTATGACACCATTGTTGTCATTATCGTTGTTTATATCATGAttaacattataattattatcaaaataaacatgataaattgacaaaaaaaaatatcaactcatATATATTTCATCTTAGATGAGATTACTAAAATCTATATGATATATTCATCCTAATCAAAACACGGCCTCATTTGCTTTCATCTCTCAAACGAGTTCTCAAAGCTAGACATGGATCTATGATGACTTTCCATGTGATTCTCCAAGTTTTTCCACCGCCACCAATTGATGGGTCAATCTTGCAATCTATCAGTACATGTCTTGTATTACTAGTTTGtgaaaatttcttttctaaaaagaatCTCTTCATCCTCTCTTGCATAAACACatcatattttatgattttttcctgTCATGATTATTTAACgacatataatattaattatcagGAATTGTTGGGCCTTGATAGATGAAAATGTACTAGAAAAACAAGCAccgataatataaaaatttgttaaataGAATTACTacataaaaattctaatttaaaattttattattgagtattgttttttgaaatacaagTTAAACAATCTTATTTATAGTAGTCTTAAgcctaaattaaataataaaaaataaaattcttaaatcgAATAATTTCTAAactgaacaagaaaaaaaaatcaaacaatttcctaaactaaataaaaaaaaagtaaaaacatgaaaaaaatattttcccagattaaatataaataaagataattaaaaaataaataattaaaaatcctcCTACGTCATCAACCTTCGGCATCTGCGGTctatttctttccttcttttctatatatatactgCGCCAAACCTTCAAGAGCAAATCCTTCTCTCAACTTTTCCTTTGCTCTAAAAAATGGCATCTCCGTTTAAAATTTCTGCTTTGCTTCTAACCTTTTGCGTCTCAATTTCTCTAACCTTACCCGTACGTTCACAAACATGCGCCTCACAGACGTTCACAAACAACAATCTGTACACCCACTGTTTAGACCTCCCTACACTCTCCTCCTACCTTCATTTCACCTACGATGCCGCAAATTCAACGCTGTCCGTCGCCTTCTTTGCTTCTCCTTCGAAATCCAACGGCTGGATCTCATGGGCCATAAATCCCAAGGTTGCAGCCATGGGCGGGGCCCAGGCACTGGTAGCGTTCAAGGACTCCAAGGGTGTAATGAGCGCAAAGACTTATAATATCAGCACTTCCACGCCTTATTCGGTTGAGCAGTCGAAGCTGGCCTTTGACGTCTGGGACACGCGCGCAGAAGAGGAAAGTGGGGTGATGAGAATATTTGCCAAGATTAAGGTCCCGCCGGAGCTGGCGGCGAAGGGGACGCTGAATCAGGTGTGGCAAGTTGGGTCAACTGTCGGTGCTGCTAAGGGTGTGCTGACAATCCATGATATGGGTGCTCCTAATTTGAACTCTAAAGGGACTTTGGATTTGAACGGAGGAAAAAGTGTTAGCTCTGGTGGACTGGATTCCAGgacgaaaagaaaaaatgtaagcttgtttttttttttttcatttttgttgaaaaaataacatcttttcCGTACCCTTTTCTGGAttttgaagatttatttttgagttgggttttttctttttctttttggaaaaatTAGTAGCATTGGAAATGAAATATTTActgtgttattgtttttttttctctccagaTTCATGGAGTACTGAATGCTGTGAGCTGGGGAATTCTGTTTCCGCTTGGAATTGTAATAGCAAGATATCTGAGAACCTTTCCATCAGCAGATCCTGCATGGTTTTACCTTCATGTTTCCTGTCAGGTCTCTGCCTATGCTATTGGGGTTGCAGGGTGGGCAACTGGTATAAAGCTTGGGAGTGAATCCAAGGGAGTCCAGTTTTCTCTTCATCGCAATATTGGGATCGCACTCTTCGCTCTTGCAACAGTGCAGGTAATTAATTTCCTTCCCAGTTGTGTTCTTCTCCCATTACAAGTTGCTCTTTTCATCCATTtgaaaggagagaaaagaatTGAATTTGGCCTTTGTTTTCGTGTTGAGCTTGTTGAtgtcttttttctctcctgtCAAAATCATGGTCACGGTTTCTGACAATGTACTGAATTATTAATGCGTGAAATTGAATGAACTTGACAAAAATGGTACTTCTGGAGTAGCTTTTCTCCTATGGTATTTCGAATTATAACCCATAAGACatcatatgaaaagaaaagggtgaTGAATTCGGAATTGTTAGCATGTCTCAAtcagttttattttctcttagcGTTTTCTTACAATGCAAACTAAGGGgatatatttcttatttcttaaaaaaacaaaatttcattaCAAAACTGACTTAGAAATAAATTCAACCCTTTTTCTATAGTTGTCCATTTTCTTGGCCGACGGTACTACTGGAATGTTTATGGAAACTGGTTTTGTCTGAACTATTactattaattttggatttatttattctgATAGCAACTCTATGCTTGGAATTTTCAGATATTTGCATTGTTCTTGAGGCCTAAGAAGGACCACAAATACCGCTTTTACTGGAATATCTACCATCATGGTGTCGGATATGCCATCCTCATCCTTGGCATCTTGAATGTGTTTAAAGGTCTAGATATCTTGCAGCCTGGAGATAAATGGAGAACAATTTACATAATTGCCATTGCAGTCTTGGGTGGAATTGCTGCATTGCTGGAATTAATCACTTGGATTGTAGTTTTGAGGAGGAAGTCTAGTAAATCCACTAAGCCCTATGAAGGATACGGTGGACAAAGCAGACCATGATCAACGGATTGTTGCTGTTGTCCATAGCAGACCATGATTTTGTAATACCCTTCATCGAACCTCACTTGCCGGAGAGGTTCTAGTGTGATACACATCTCTTCTTAGCTCCTTAATCTTTGTATAATGGTCTGGCTTCATCACTCGTCATTGTCTAGCATATTAGTACAGGTCGCCTTGGTTCCATTTTTCTCCCTCATCTTGATCTGGGGtgtaattttatgatatttattgtgtattgaaaggaaaaagaattcATGGTTTATGATATTTCTTGACCTTACGATCTTCTTTGATTCTCAGTActctgtttttcattttcttttggtttgATAAGCTTCCTGCATAAATCTAAGTCTCCCTTCCTGATGATCTCACTAATGCTTCTGGACTTAGACACCATCTTTTGGACAATCAAGTCAAAAGGTGCTACGAATTTTGATGCAATGCTCAACACCGAAGCCTCGCATTTCTCTAATGTGAGCTCTGTTGGCAAGCAGAGTTGTAAGAGTCATATCAAACATGACCACAGACCACATCAATCGGTATATTCTCTCTTCCTCGacattttttataaacttttttggaatataaacaaatacaatcaaataatttcgGAAATAACCAATTAAAAGGTGTTAGAATTaacaaagtatatatataagaatataattgaataattatgaaaataaattataatttttaattgttcaaaATCCTTGATTTCATCCTAACCTTTGTTGTACTTATTTTTTCTCCGTAATCCAAAACATACTTGATTTTCTCCGTAATCGGTGTTTGTAttcattaaatttcaatttgaaatattgttttctcAACACATACGGATTCAAacaattatagaaataaaatataatctcCAATTATTCAAGATTATTGATTTCATCTTTGATGTAATGCCTGATTTCTTCCATAATTGATGATTGAATCTATTggatttcaattcaaaatataccTACTCCAATTCTTTgttttctcttgattttctccataattaataattatattaattgaatttcaataaaaaatacactaCCTTAAATTGATTTCTCAACGCATAGTGATTCGAAAATAGTCAAAACACcttttaatgttgaaaaatgaCCATCTGATACGCCTTGATCTGGTTACTAGAAGATGTCTATTTATAGTGAATTAATTAGAGAAAGGTGTCTTGCGAATGCTGGACAAAGAATTCTAGCAGAGAAAGATCCTacggaggaagaggaggagaggGTCATccaaaacaaaagtaaaataaagaaGGGACCGATCTTGCAAACGTCTCAATGATAGACACTTCCATCATGCAtgcttttgtttaatttattttagtggttgaatttatttgttaaagaaataattatttttcatctaaaaatattaaattgaatttttaaatgtttttttaatattttaaatttaaaataatatacaaatatattattttgatgtgaaattaaaaaatatcttacaccgaattaccaaacacactctaaagaTTAAGACAACCTTTGTATTTATGTTTGTAGCGATTTAAAAATGCATTTGGCTTGAAAgagcattaaattaatatttttaaatgattttgatattctaaattttaaaataaaaatatctaaaaaagttattttaatatatttttaaaaaacacaaacataaacacgttaaatattttgatgcaaaatTGTCAAAGGTAATGAGGAAATATCTTGAATTTGCGGTCATCTTGATTTGATTTCTTAACTAAAGCCTTCACATGGTGGAATCCCATAGTCGTCCCTCTCACTTAAAAGACGCTTTGCCTAACAACTATCAATCACCAAACATTATTCTAATGAAATTCCCCCCAATCTTCACGACTTTTGATGTATCccatcaaaaaaacaataaataaataaataaaagccaCTTTGTATAGGGTCCATCGAGTCATGGCAAATTCCATGGTGCTCCTAGTCCCTCCCACCTTTCACTTTAACCATTCTAGCTTTTGTTGTTTTCTCTAAAGCACAAGCTTTGTTAATGGATTCCCATGGAAGATATATGATGTGGAAATTTCTCCCTCATTACTTGGAAGAAGATGCCAACCCCTTTGCCAGGCAGCAGTTGGCTTGTCTACTCATATcagattaatattattaatccgCTTAAAGGTGAAGAAAATTGAGATTCAAATTCATAGTGTCTTTAACAAACCTTATGATGAGTGCATGCTCAACGTACCGTTTTAAGGGTTTCTGCCTAGAGTTTTATAGTGAATAAATGAAGAATTACACTTGGGGTttgtatgtttgtttgttttgcatGAAATGTTTTCCCGTGAAGAATTGCGGtgttgagattgtgataatGATGATTACATCataatgatgatgaagaagatagGTGAAATAATTAgatgatattataaattaattaatatttgtaaaatatttacatgagctgaaaatatttttcaacaaataaattaaatttaaaaattaatggtaaaatattttacgataaacaaattaacacagaaaaataattttttgaaaaataattttttgatacaaacacaaaaaaatctagaaaactTATATTTT is part of the Populus trichocarpa isolate Nisqually-1 chromosome 2, P.trichocarpa_v4.1, whole genome shotgun sequence genome and encodes:
- the LOC7459507 gene encoding cytochrome b561 and DOMON domain-containing protein At3g25290; translation: MASPFKISALLLTFCVSISLTLPVRSQTCASQTFTNNNLYTHCLDLPTLSSYLHFTYDAANSTLSVAFFASPSKSNGWISWAINPKVAAMGGAQALVAFKDSKGVMSAKTYNISTSTPYSVEQSKLAFDVWDTRAEEESGVMRIFAKIKVPPELAAKGTLNQVWQVGSTVGAAKGVLTIHDMGAPNLNSKGTLDLNGGKSVSSGGLDSRTKRKNIHGVLNAVSWGILFPLGIVIARYLRTFPSADPAWFYLHVSCQVSAYAIGVAGWATGIKLGSESKGVQFSLHRNIGIALFALATVQIFALFLRPKKDHKYRFYWNIYHHGVGYAILILGILNVFKGLDILQPGDKWRTIYIIAIAVLGGIAALLELITWIVVLRRKSSKSTKPYEGYGGQSRP